A region of Anoplopoma fimbria isolate UVic2021 breed Golden Eagle Sablefish chromosome 24, Afim_UVic_2022, whole genome shotgun sequence DNA encodes the following proteins:
- the LOC129113314 gene encoding odorant receptor 131-2-like → MLYVNQSQTNITAGPQYQGLLEILMFSMMSTVPCCVFLFINITMLFTLRSKAVFRETSRFILLSNLLFADTVQMALTQILYLMAAFRIRLTYPVCGVLAMLADLTNEISPLTLVVMSLERYVAVCFPLRHTTIITMRNTAVAIFVVWAFASLNILTRVILLLDFPFEDLESLQMKEFCAKVNILLGQMSVLYDKGYTYFLFVSAGVAIICSYIGVMIVVRSASTDKASAQKARNTLLLHLLQLVLSLSSTIQNPLLTAFSKVLDRETLVRIQLYLYVFIIIFPRCLSSLIYGIRDRTIRLVFVKHLCCQWRRSRFQ, encoded by the coding sequence ATGTTATATGTAAATCAGTCTCAGACCAACATCACTGCTGGACCGCAGTATCAGGGGTTACTGGAAATTCTGATGTTTTCCATGATGTCTACAGTGCcatgctgtgtgtttctcttcattAACATCACCATGTTGTTCACCTTGAGGAGTAAAGCAGTGTTTCGTGAGACCTCCCGTTTCATTCTTCTGTCTAACCTCCTTTTTGCAGACACTGTTCAGATGGCACTGACCCAGATACTGTACCTAATGGCTGCTTTCAGAATAAGGTTGACATATCCTGTATGTGGTGTTCTTGCCATGCTTGCTGATCTAACAAATGAAATCTCCCCTCTCACGCTGGTGGTGATGTCTCTGGAGAGGTATGTGGCTGTGTGCTTCCCACTGAGGCACACTACCATCATCACCATGAGAAACACAGCGGTGGCTATCTTTGTGGTTTGGGCTTTCGCTTCACTTAATATCCTCACACGAGTTATTCTACTGTTGGATTTTCCATTTGAAGACCTGGAGAGCCTGCAGATGAAAGAATTTTGTGCCAAAGTTAATATACTTCTCGGCCAAATGTCTGTTCTTTATGATAAAGGCTacacttattttctgtttgtttcagctgGTGTTGCAATCATTTGTTCATATATTGGTGTGATGATAGTAGTCAGGTCGGCCTCCACAGACAAAGCTTCAGCCCAAAAGGCTCGTAacacgctgctgctgcatctgttgCAGCTGGTTCTTAGTCTCTCCTCAACCATACAAAACCCGTTGCTCACAGCGTTCTCAAAGGTCCTAGACAGAGAAACATTAGTGCGCATCCAACTCTacctttatgtgtttattatcaTCTTCCCAAGATGTCTGAGTTCTCTCATCTATGGAATCAGAGACCGGACCATCAGACTTGTGTTCGTAAAACATCTTTGCTGTCAGTGGAGACGCTCACGTTTTCAATGA
- the LOC129113828 gene encoding odorant receptor 131-2-like: MRKTTIITMRNTAVAIFVVWAFGSLNILTRVILLLDFPFEDLESLQMKDFCAKVNILLGQMSVLYDKGYTYFLFVSAGVAIICSYIGVMIAARSASTDKASAQKARNTLLLHLLQLVLSLSSTIQNPLLTAFSKVLDRETLVRIQLYLYVFIIIFPRCLSSLIYGIRDRTIRLVFVKHLCCQWRRSRFQ; the protein is encoded by the exons ATGAG aaaaactaccATCATCACCATGAGAAACACAGCGGTGGCTATCTTTGTGGTTTGGGCTTTCGGTTCACTTAATATCCTCACACGAGTTATTCTACTGTTGGATTTTCCATTTGAAGACCTGGAGAGCCTGCAGATGAAAGACTTTTGTGCCAAAGTTAATATACTTCTCGGCCAAATGTCTGTTCTTTATGATAAAGGCTacacttattttctgtttgtttcagctgGTGTTGCAATCATTTGTTCATATATTGGTGTGATGATAGCAGCCAGGTCGGCCTCCACAGACAAAGCTTCAGCCCAAAAGGCTCGTAacacgctgctgctgcatctgttgCAGCTGGTTCTTAGTCTCTCCTCAACCATACAAAACCCGTTACTCACAGCGTTCTCAAAGGTCCTAGACAGAGAAACATTAGTGCGCATCCAACTCTacctttatgtgtttattatcaTCTTCCCAAGATGTCTGAGTTCTCTCATCTATGGAATCAGAGACCGGACCATCAGACTTGTGTTCGTAAAACATCTTTGCTGTCAGTGGAGACGCTCACGTTTTCAATGA
- the LOC129113313 gene encoding odorant receptor 131-2-like, translating to MLYVNQSQTNITTGPQYQGLLELLVFSMMSIVPCCVFLFINITMLFTLRSKAVFRETSRFILLSNLLFADTVQMALSQTLYLMAILRVRLIYPVCGVLAMLADLTNEISPLTLVVMSLERYVAVCFPLRHTTIITMRNTAVAIFVVWAFGSLNILTRVILLLDFPFEDLESLQMKEFCAKVNILLGQMSVLYDKGYTYFLFVSAGVAIICSYIGVMIAARSASTDKASARKARNTLLLHLLQLVLSLSSTIQNPLLTAFSKVLDRETLLRIQLYLYVFIIIFPRCLSSLIYGIRDRTIRLVFVKHLCCQWRRSRFQ from the coding sequence ATGTTATATGTAAATCAGTCTCAGACCAACATCACTACTGGACCGCAGTATCAGGGGTTGCTGGAACTTCTGGTGTTTTCCATGATGTCTATAGTGCcatgctgtgtgtttctcttcattAACATCACCATGTTGTTCACCTTGAGGAGTAAAGCAGTGTTTCGTGAGACCTCCCGTTTCATTCTTCTGTCTAACCTCCTTTTTGCAGACACTGTTCAGATGGCACTGAGCCAGACACTGTACCTAATGGCAATTTTAAGAGTAAGGTTGATCTATCCTGTATGTGGTGTTCTTGCCATGCTTGCTGATCTAACAAATGAAATCTCCCCTCTCACGCTGGTGGTGATGTCTCTGGAGAGGTATGTGGCTGTGTGCTTCCCACTGAGGCACACTACCATCATCACCATGAGAAACACAGCGGTGGCTATCTTTGTGGTTTGGGCTTTCGGTTCACTTAATATCCTCACACGAGTTATTCTACTGTTGGATTTTCCATTTGAAGACCTGGAGAGCCTGCAGATGAAAGAATTTTGTGCCAAAGTTAATATACTTCTCGGCCAAATGTCTGTTCTTTATGATAAAGGCTacacttattttctgtttgtttcagctgGTGTTGCAATCATTTGTTCATATATTGGTGTGATGATAGCAGCCAGGTCGGCCTCCACAGACAAAGCTTCAGCCCGAAAGGCTCGTAacacgctgctgctgcatctgttgCAGCTGGTTCTTAGTCTCTCCTCAACCATACAAAACCCGTTACTCACAGCGTTCTCAAAGGTCCTAGACAGAGAAACATTACTGCGCATCCAACTCTacctttatgtgtttattatcaTCTTCCCAAGATGTCTGAGTTCTCTCATCTATGGAATCAGAGACCGGACCATCAGACTTGTGTTCGTAAAACATCTTTGCTGTCAGTGGAGACGCTCACGTTTTCAATGA